Within the Candidatus Dependentiae bacterium genome, the region AAAAAAACAGATTGCCCAAGGCAATACTATTTTTACCCTTTATTCAGGTGAAAATTATAAGGAGCAACGCTTAATTTTAAACAGCTTGTCCCTAGAATTGCCTGAACTTAAAAATAATGTAGTAGATATCAGTAGTATAGTTGCTAATATGCGCCGTACTAAAAATCAAGCTGAAATAGAGCTTTTATATGGGGCTATAGATTGTACTATGTCTGCTCATGAAGCGGCAGCGGTTATCATAGAAGCAGGTAAACAAGAATTTGAAATACAGGCAGGTCTTGAGTTTGTTTTTACGCAATCAGGAGCTCAACCCGCTTTTCCTTCGATAGTCGCTAGTGGTAAAAACGGTACTGTACTCCATTACACGCGTAATACAAGTACGCTTGCTAAAGGTGACTTGGTGGTTATAGACGCAGGTGCTGAGCTTGACTATTACTGCGGGGATATTACAAGAACCTATCCTATTTCGGGCACATTTACTAAAAGGCAACGAGAAGTCTATACTGTTGTGTTAGAAACGCAGCGTTATATAGAAGAATTGGCTAAGCCTGGTTTTTGGCTATCTAACAAAGAAAAGCCTGAAAAATCTTTGCACCACATAGCACAAGCTTTTCTAGAAAAGAAAGGGTATGGTAAGTACTTTACTCATGGACTAGGGCACTTTTTAGGTCTTGATGTGCATGATGTAGGAAGCTATACAGAGCCTCTTAAAGAAGGCGATGTGATAACCCTTGAACCCGGTATTTATATTCCTGAAGAAAGATTAGCTGTTCGTATTGAAGATAATTACTGGGTTGTTCAAGATGGCATTCTCTGTTTAAGCGAAGAACTTCCTAAAGATATAGAACTTGTGGAAGAAATGATGGTCGAATCTGATGATGAAGACTATGATTACGATGAAGATTATGATGACGAAAACTAAAAATAAAGAAGTTAATTAAAACAAAAGACAGGTGTAGCTACCAGCGTTAACTACACCTGTCTTTTGTTAGTTACTAGCTTTGTTTCGTATATATAAAATTAATAAAGTAGTAGCTAATCCTGCAATAAAAGCACCAGTAACACTCAAGGTAGGACTATAACTACCAGTAAGTCCAACTATAAGCAAAGCTAAAGTTGTTCCTGCAATAGCAGGAGTAACATAGCCAAACTGTGTAGCAATATGATCAAGGTGATAAGCCCCTGAGCTTGTTGAAGACATTACCGTTGAGTCAGCTATAGGTGATACAGGCCCTCCTGCAACTGCTCCTGAAAGTAACCCCCCCATAATGGGGCCCAGCAAAAAAGCTGATTGGGCATCAATTGGTAATGATTGTCCGGTAGCTGCCGTAATAATGGGCACTGCAAGCGGCATCATAATCATTATTGTTCCCCAAGCAGAACCAATAGAGGCTGCAATAATAAGTGCGGTAAAAAAGATCATTACCGGTAATAAAAAGGTGGGAATTGCTCCCAAAACTAAATGAGCCACGTATTGACCGGCTTTTAGATCATCTTTAAGTAAGCTGCTAAGTGTCCAGGCAAGAAGCAAAATAAATAAAGAATTTTTCATAAGCATAAAGCCACTAACGCTTATATTTTTAAAATTATGCAAGGTTAATTTTTTTTGTAAGGCTGCTATAAGTAGTGTCAGGCTTAGAGTGATTACGCTTGCAAAACAGAGTGAAAAAAAGATATTTGCCTGTTGTAACGCAGTGCCAAAAGTAGCATTGCCGCCTAGCATATGCCAATTACCCGAATACAGAAGAAGTGCAAATACCAAACCAATAAAAAGACCTATTGGCCCAAAAAAATCAATAAGAGAGCCTTTGTGGGCTGGATCTTGAGTTATTTGAACTACCAGCGGTTGTTTTCCGCCAAACAAGTTGCCCGTACGGTCGGCTTCATGCTCCTGTGCTTTCATACTGCCAAAAGAGATGGAACGTGCAACAATAAAAAATGCACTGGCAACTATAAAAAAGGGATAAAATAAATAAGCAATAGTATGTAGGTATACACTAAAAGGATCAGCTTTAATAAACGTTGTAAGGCCGGGTTGCTCAGAAACGCCTGCTGCTTGTAAGTTAACAAGTATCATTGCAGTCCAGCTAGAAGCAGGAATAATAACACATAAGGGTGCGCTCATGGCGTTAAGCAAAAAAGCTAATTTAACACGAGGTAGAGCAAACTTGTCCGTTAGGGGTCGCATAATACTTCCTACAACTAAACTGCTTAAATAATCATCAATAAAAAAGCACATTGAAAGAAGCAAGCATACAAACTGAGTTGCTTTTTTAGTATGTAATCTCCGTTGAAGCGTAGTAATATAGGCAGCAATGCCACCAGAATGGGTTATAAAAGAAATAATTATCCCGAGTGTTATTAAAAAAACAAATGTATAAAAATGATCAGGTGAACCTAAAGGACACCAAATCTTTTGTATATCTGTTTCTCTATAAAGACGACAGACTATAAGCTCCACTGTTGCTACAGGAGAAAAAGAGGTAGCTAATGCTGCAGCACTAACAATGCCAGTTGCTAAAGATAAAAGAACGTTGCGCGATATAAGAGCAACTATAAGAACTAACAGGGGTGGAAAAAGTACAAGCCATGCAGGCATAAAAACTCCATAAGTATAAGTTAAGAGTAGCGTAGTATTAGTGTGGCTTAATAAGCCAATTGTTGTAAATAGAAGGGTTAAAAAAGCTGTCAATACAGCAGAATAGGATATATGCGCTAGGAGCGCTTGAGAAATACGTAAACAAGAAAGTAAGTGAGAAAGTTCTGCATAAGATACTAAAAGTAGAGTAAAAATAAATAAAATAGAGTTATTAATAAGTGTAGCAAAAAGAAGCCAAATTGCAAGACAAAGAGATTCTTTTATGCTATAATAACTAAAAACAGAATATATTAAACTAACTATAAGTTAGGCTGCATTTGACGATTTTGCAGTTTTTTTGTTAATATAGAATATAAAGAGTTTCTTACTAATTTCTAATTTTACTTTTTTGAAGACAAAGGTTTTCTCATGGCTGATATGAATAAAGCATACTTCTTGCGTAAAGAAGATCAGAGCCCTCGCTGGCGCGTTATCGATGCACAAGATCAAATTGTGGGTCGTTTAGCAACTCAAATAGCAGATGCTCTTCGTGGTAAAGATAGAGCTAACTATACACCGCACAGTGATGCTGGTGACTACGTTGTAGTACTTAATGCTAAAGGTCTTAAGTTAAGTGGCAATAAAATGGACCAAAAGATCTATGAAACCTATAGTGGTTGGATCGGTAACAAAAAATATATCACTGCTAAGCAAAAAATGGCAAAAAACCCAGCTGAAATTATTGAACTAGCTGTTAAAGGTATGTTGCCAAAAACCAAGCTTGCACGTCAACTTCTTAGAAAGTTACGTGTGTATGTAGGTGCTGAGCATCCTCATGCAGCTCAAATTGCAGGATTTGCTGAGTAATTCTTAAATCCAGAGCAAGTGCAAAGTTATAAAAAAAAAGCCGCTTTTAAAAGCGGCTTTTTTGCATATCAAGTATTAACTATTTTTAAAAACCAAGAAGAGTAAATATGTCTCGGTAAGTCAGGTAGACAACAAGTGCCATTACAAGCAACCACGTAGCATAGTGGATTTTATAACGAGTCTCATCTTTTAATGGTTTACCTATAAGAGCTTCAATGGTAAAGAATAATGCTTGACCACCGTCAAATATAGGTAATGGCAACATATTAAATACCGCTAAGTTTATACTAATAAATGCAAGCATAAATAAGCATACTTTATAGCCCCCTTTAACGCAGCTTGTTACTTGAGCTATCAGCATAAGTGGACCACCAAGACTTGCTTGTGCTTTTTTAAAGCCTTTAAAGATACCAAACAGCTCTTTAATCATATTCCACGTGGTTTGCCAGCCTTCAGAAAGCGCTTGGCTTAAAGAAACTGCAGGTGTATGCCAATAAACACCAAGTAGCGGTGTTGCTGCCTTATTGGCAATAGGGGCTGCAAGTTCTAGGGTAAGTGTTTGTTTTACGCCGTTACGTTCAATTTCTACTGGTGTTTGCTTGCCCATAAGCGGAGTAAGTTTTTCCGTTACTTGCTCTATAGTAGTTACTGGTTGATTATTAATGCTGATTATTTTATCATAAGGCTTAAAACCTGCTTTAGCTGCAGGCAAATTTTCTGCTACAGTATCAATAAAAGGAGCTCTTGTTTTACAAGTAGAGCCAACACAAGGTCCACCAACATAAAATAAAAAGCTTAATGCGGCGTAAGCAAATACTAAATTAAATAAAATGCCGCCAAACATAATAAGCATTTTTTGCCAGTAAGGCTTTTGATTAAAAGAGCGCTCGTCAGTACTGTTAGCATATGCTTGTTCTCCTTGACCAACTTCTGCTGATCCAGCCATTTCTACATAACCACCTAAAGGAATAGCTGATATAACAAAGTCTGTGTCCCAGATTCGCTTTTTAAATAAGCGAGGGCCAAATCCAATAGAAAACGAAGGAGTATGAACGCCAAATAGTTTAGCAAAGATAAAATGTCCTAATTCATGAAAAAATATAAGAAAACAGACGCCCAAAAGCGCTATAATAATTGAAGGCAAATTGTAAATAAGCATAAGTAAATCCATCGGGCATTCTCCTTGATAATTTGACAAATAAGATATTTTATGTTTTACTGCAATGATAACTTACCCAGTCTAATAATGCAAGTATATTTTCCGCTTTATTCTTTTCACTTGAAAAAATCAACAAAAAAGTTATACTATTAATAATTCCCCATATTCGTTTATCAAGTACAACCATATCGGATAAACTCAACGGGACCTTTGTCCTCATTTTTGTGGATATATACATTTTGAATTGTAGCATAGGTAATAATCCTGTATACTAATAACATTAATATGTTCAATTTAGTTTTTCTTACACGTATGATCGTTTATAAAACAAATCATCATACAGAAAATGAGAACACAAAAATTGTAGACACA harbors:
- a CDS encoding aminopeptidase P N-terminal domain-containing protein, coding for MHKDFSIVKKRRQELLHALKKEHPDKKGIVLLFGAFEQERYRFRQESSFYYLTNIEEPGIALTLELDGMAQVYIPQYSESRAKWVDSFLLNASANVLANMGIDKLEPLGEACKGYALSSNCNTAEYTHLLSFIKKQIAQGNTIFTLYSGENYKEQRLILNSLSLELPELKNNVVDISSIVANMRRTKNQAEIELLYGAIDCTMSAHEAAAVIIEAGKQEFEIQAGLEFVFTQSGAQPAFPSIVASGKNGTVLHYTRNTSTLAKGDLVVIDAGAELDYYCGDITRTYPISGTFTKRQREVYTVVLETQRYIEELAKPGFWLSNKEKPEKSLHHIAQAFLEKKGYGKYFTHGLGHFLGLDVHDVGSYTEPLKEGDVITLEPGIYIPEERLAVRIEDNYWVVQDGILCLSEELPKDIELVEEMMVESDDEDYDYDEDYDDEN
- a CDS encoding site-2 protease family protein, with product MDLLMLIYNLPSIIIALLGVCFLIFFHELGHFIFAKLFGVHTPSFSIGFGPRLFKKRIWDTDFVISAIPLGGYVEMAGSAEVGQGEQAYANSTDERSFNQKPYWQKMLIMFGGILFNLVFAYAALSFLFYVGGPCVGSTCKTRAPFIDTVAENLPAAKAGFKPYDKIISINNQPVTTIEQVTEKLTPLMGKQTPVEIERNGVKQTLTLELAAPIANKAATPLLGVYWHTPAVSLSQALSEGWQTTWNMIKELFGIFKGFKKAQASLGGPLMLIAQVTSCVKGGYKVCLFMLAFISINLAVFNMLPLPIFDGGQALFFTIEALIGKPLKDETRYKIHYATWLLVMALVVYLTYRDIFTLLGF
- the rplM gene encoding 50S ribosomal protein L13, with product MNKAYFLRKEDQSPRWRVIDAQDQIVGRLATQIADALRGKDRANYTPHSDAGDYVVVLNAKGLKLSGNKMDQKIYETYSGWIGNKKYITAKQKMAKNPAEIIELAVKGMLPKTKLARQLLRKLRVYVGAEHPHAAQIAGFAE